The following proteins come from a genomic window of Rutidosis leptorrhynchoides isolate AG116_Rl617_1_P2 chromosome 10, CSIRO_AGI_Rlap_v1, whole genome shotgun sequence:
- the LOC139872431 gene encoding uncharacterized protein, which translates to MPESPPPPTSEQQLATPSKHYIHTRREPFEHGLIPLQNLIFTDATQTLTSLRDKLLQNPVDKDHPHRINSTVFAETLQISHEHARLMFEIIASVHHSDSDPVVIAKPNEIDSVGVNVYDLVIFLYIQSYKRLLPKGHRDSAAVADVWPSTSAFDGFLSALTPLQLACSNVRRAMPSQSDEEAHQLSYLQKHLGNIISLLSDSVENQAEGEDSLVLTMENFEHLSFLMYFGDKRSEKISLSQNAPFFADSDPDMPAAPVPASQVHDWLEQNISSALEHISEKVAAKEKGTPNASDLDATMADINANTPKASTSSSHIEGISKQSYVKQTSELNSSFVKVINCHESVIYLLAPMKYVTIYGCSDATIVLGPVGKAVRIEHCERVHVISVAKRICIANCRECVFFLGVNQQPLIVGDNHKLQVAPYNTFYPQLEEHMKEVGIEASPNRWDEPIALGLVDPHDSISHPAGVSDCQTESATHLEPDQFTNLLIPNWFEGDESGSTKDNPFPLPDS; encoded by the exons ATGCCGGAATCTCCACCACCGCCGACGTCGGAACAACAACTAGCAACACCGTCAAAGCACTACATCCACACTCGCCGTGAGCCATTCGAACACGGCCTAATTCCTCTCCAGAACCTCATCTTCACTGACGCAACACAAACCCTAACCTCACTCCGTGACAAGCTTCTTCAAAATCCGGTCGATAAAGACCACCCGCACCGAATTAACTCAACCGTTTTTGCTGAAACTTTACAGATCTCACATGAACACGCGCGCCTCATGTTTGAAATCATTGCGTCCGTACATCATTCTGATTCGGATCCGGTTGTGATTGCTAAACCTAATGAGATTGATTCCGTTGGTGTTAATGTGTATGATCtagttatttttttgtatattcaatCGTATAAgcgattgcttcctaaaggacatAGGGATTCTGCTGCTGTTGCTGACGTCTGGCCATCTACTTCTGCATTTGATGGATTCTTATCTGCTCTTACACCGTTACAG CTTGCATGCAGCAATGTTCGTAGGGCTATGCCATCACAATCTGATGAAGAAGCTCATCAATTATCCTATCTACAAAAGCATCTTGGCAACATAATATCTCTATTGTCTGACTCAGTAGAAAATCAAGCTGAAGGCGAAGATTCATTG GTTTTGACAATGGAAAATTTTGAACATCTATCATTTCTGATGTATTTCGGCGATAAACGATCAGAGAAAATTTCATTGAGCCAGAATGCTCCTTTTTTTGCTGATTCAGATCCCGATATGCCGGCTGCTCCGGTTCCTGCGTCACAGGTTCACGATTGGCTTGAACAGAATATTTCTTCTGCCTTGGAACACATCTCTGAAAAAGTTGCTGCAAAAGAGAAGGGGACCCCTAATGCTTCTGATTTGGATGCTACGATGGCTGATATCAATGCAAACACGCCTAAGGCCTCAACCAGTTCCAGTCATATAGAGGGTATCTCTAAGCAATCATATGTCAAGCAAACATCTGAACTGAATAGTTCTTTTGTAAAG GTCATTAATTGTCATGAATCTGTTATATATCTATTAGCTCCTATGAAATATGTCACAATATACGGATGCTCTGATGCAACTATAGTGCTGGGGCCCGTTGGAAAG GCTGTAAGGATTGAACATTGTGAGAGAGTTCATGTGATTTCAGTAGCAAAGCGTATATGTATTGCTAATTGCCGTGAATGCGTATTCTTTTTGGGGGTAAATCAGCAACCACTTATTGTTGGTGATAACCATAAGCTGCAG GTGGCACCATATAATACGTTCTATCCACAGCTGGAGGAGCACATGAAAGAAGTTGGTATTGAAGCTAGCCCTAACAGATGGGACGAGCCTATTGCACTTGGTTTAGTTGATCCACACGATTCAATATCACATCCTGCTGGTGTATCAGATTGTCAAACTGAGTCTGCTACTCACTTAGAACCTGATCAGTTTACCAACTTATTG ATTCCCAATTGGTTTGAAGGCGATGAATCTGGGTCCACAAAAGACAATCCATTTCCGTTGCCTGATTCGTAA
- the LOC139872654 gene encoding outer envelope pore protein 16-3, chloroplastic/mitochondrial-like, whose product MDPTDRKYLEEEDSALTKTMKGSAYGFAAGTIWGTVVATWLDVPRVERNVALPGLIRTLKMMGNHGLTFAAIGGVFIGVEQLTQNYRMKRDFVNGAVGGAVAGATILGFKGKSISTAISAGAALAATSAFIDVGGQTTRMDTGKEYYPYTTKKRVDAN is encoded by the exons ATGGATCCTACAGATCGTAAATACTTAGAGGAAGAAGATTCAGCATTGACTAAAACTATGAAAGGTTCAGCTTATGGTTTTGCTGCTGGAACAATTTGGGGTACTGTAGTTGCTACTTGGTTAGATGTGCCTCGTGTTGAGAGAAACGTTGCCTTACCTGGTTTGATTAGGACCCTGAAAATGATGGGTAACCATGGTTTGACTTTTGCCGCTATCGGTGGGGTCTTTATTGGTGTAGAGCAATTGACGCAGAACTATAGAATGAAGAGAGACTTTGTTAATGGAGCCGTTGGTGGGGCCGTTGCTGGTGCTACTATTCTTGGGTTTAAAG GTAAGAGCATTTCAACTGCAATATCTGCTGGGGCTGCACTTGCAGCTACATCTGCATTTATTGATGTTGGTGGGCAGACTACAAGAATGGATACGGGTAAAGAGTACTACCCGTATACTACAAAGAAACGGGTCGATGCCAATTGA